CGTCCGGCAATGCCGTCGCAGTCCAGAACCGGATCCGGAAAGCCTGGGAGGCAACGGGTTTCAACCCTGACCGGCGCCGGCTGTTCCTGCTGCGCAATACCGCATGGCCCAAGGGCGCCAAGACCGCGGTGATCATCGCCGAATTCGAAGCCGCCGGAGGCCGGGTGCTGCCGATGAGCGAGGACGACGTGCGCACCATGACTGCGCTGCGCGACCTCATCGACGACAACCACCCCGACCTGCCCGAGTGGCTGCGCCGCCGCCGCCCGGCCCACGGCATCGGCTGGCTGCGCGCCGCGCTCGGGGACGTCGCCGGCGATCCGCCGCCCCCGGCCCAGATCGATGTGGACGCCGAACTCGCGACCGGACCGATCCGGACCCAGCCACCAGCACCGGTCATCGAGCACTCGCCCACCGCGGTCACCCTTGGCCTGGAAAGCCCCGGGGGGCGCCCCGTATCGGTCGAACTGGCGGCGTTGCGCAAGCACACGGCCATCTTCGCCGGCTCCGGCTCGGGCAAGACGGTGCTGATCCGGCGCCTGGTCGAGGAGTGCGCGCTGCGAGGCGTGTCGTCGATCGTGCTGGACCCCAACAACGACCTCTCGCGGCTCGGTGCGCGTTGGCCCGAGAATCCGCCGGGATGGAGCCCGGCCGACGACGAGCGCGCCGACGCATACTTCGACAACGCGGAGGTGGTGATCTGGACCCCGCGGCGGTCGACCGGGCGCCCACTGTCGTTCCAGCCGCTACCGGATTTCGCCAGTGTCATCGACGATCACGACGAGTTCTCCGACGCCGTGGAATCCGCCGTCGCCGCACTCGAACCCCGCGCCCTGATCGCCGGGAACACCGCCAAGGCCGAGCGTTCCCGCGCAGTGCTGCGCGAGGCGCTGCGGTTCTACGGCGCGAGGCCGTCGGTCAGCCTCGACGGCTTCATCGACCTGCTCGCCGATCTGCCCACCGAGGTCAGTGCGTTGAACGGGGCGAACAAACTGGCCGCCGAACTGGCCCAGAACCTGCGCGCCGCGACGGTCAACGATCCGTTGTTCGGCGGCGCCGGCGCTGCGGCCGATCCGGGGGTGCTGCTGACACCGTCGCCCGGTTACCGCGCGCGGGTGTCGGTGATCAGCATGGTCGGCCTGACCAGCGACCAGCAGCGCGAAGGATTCGTCAACCAGCTCCAGATGGCACTGTTCGCCTGGATCAAGCGCAATCCCGCAGGCGACCGGCCCCTGGGCGGACTGCTGGTGATGGACGAAGCGCAGAATTTCGCACCGTCGAGTCACACCACCGCGTGCACACACAGCACCCTGGCGCTGTCCTCACAGGCCCGCAAGTACGGCCTGGGGTTGGTGTTCGCCACCCAATCCCCCCGCGGCCTGCACAACCACATCCCGGGCAATGCCACCACGCAGTTCTACGGTCTGCTGAACTCGCCCGCCCAGATCGCCGTGGCCCGGGAGATGGCCCGGGTGAAGGGCGGCCATGTGCCCGACATCAGCAAGCTGCGATCAGGCCAGTTCTATGCGGCCTTGGAAGGCAACGCCTTTCACAAGATCCAGACGCCATGGTGCCTGTCGTACCACCCGCCCAGCCCTCCGACGACCGACGAGGTGCTGGCCCTGGCACAACGAGAGTTGGCGGCGCGCTAGAGGAGGGTCGCGCTGCCGTCGGCGTGAACCCGCACCTTAGCCCCGGCAATGTCCTCGGCCATGGTCGCTGCCGCCTGAGACTCGTCGACGATCCGGGCCAGCGTACGACCGTCCTCCGGGGTCCGCACCGCCAGGAAGGCCCGCTCCGCCGTGCCGTCGCGACCAACCGGCGTGGTCCAGGATTCCACCGTGCCCGTGCCGGTGAAGTCCACCTGCAGTTGGCGGGTGGGCTCGGCATCGACCTCGGATTGCACATCCTGCCAACGAAATTCGTGAGACGGTGGCTCGGTGCCGTACACCCCGAAACTGTGCTTGGTCAGGTAACCGCCATTGGCGGTGATGAGCCCACGGGTCCCGGGATTGGCCACGAGTTGCTCGGCCATGGTGGCAATCGAATGGGATACGTAGTTGTTCCACGGACCACCGGCGAACGTGAGCCCACCGGTGACGGTCAGCGGCCGCGACGGATCGGCCAGGGGCAGACCGATTTCGGCCGCCGCCACCTGCACCGCCGACGGGAAGCATGAGTACACGTCGACGAAATCGACCTCGTCGGCACCCACACCCGCCAACTCCAGGACGCGGCGCCCTGCGATCCGGATCGCCGGGGACCGATAGAGCTCGTCCCGCTCGCCGATCGCGTAGGTATCGTGCGAATCCGTCCCCGCATACGGGAAAACCCAACGGTCCGAGGGAATCTGAAGGTAGGTGGCCTTCTCGACGGTTGTCAGGATCAGCACCGCACCTTGGTTCACCATGTTGTTCGAGTTCATCAGCTTGGTGTAGGGCCAGCTGATCATCCGGTTGTCCGGGCCCGGCTGCCAGATCTTCTCGGCGGACACCGCCTCACGGCTCCAGGCGTGCGGGTTGCCCGCCGCGACAGCACTGAACTGTGACCACAACTCACCGATGCGCCTGCGGTGCTCATCGCTGCTCTCGCCGGCGGCGACACGCAGCGCCTGCTCGAACATCGGATACACATAAGCGGGACGGTCCAGATTGATGCGCAGCTCGGCCTCACCGGCCATCGGCACACCGTCATGCGCGCCCGGCGCCTCCGGCACCGAGTCGTCCTGACGGGTCCAGTCCGGCTTGGCCCCGGCCGAGCGCAGCCGGCTTCGTGTACGCCAGGTCTCGGCGCCGGCGATCAGCACCACCTCGGCCCGTCCGCCCTGCAGATCCAGACAGGCCTCGTTGACCAACGACTGCGGAACGTTGCCACCCACGCCCGTGTACCGCGTCGCCGCCTTGCCTGCCCCGATACGTTGCGCCAACAACAACCCCGGATCCCGGTAGTGCCAGGACAGCAGGTTCACGATCCGTACCGAGTCGACGACCTCCAGCACCCGCGGATCGGCAGCCTCCCGAGCGGCCTCGACCATGAGATCGACGGGCTCGACGTCCGGATTCTCCTCCCGCTGATTGACCTGGCCGTAACCGATCAGTACCGGGGTTCGTGGATCGAGTGTCCTGGGCACGGTCATGACCACGAACCTAGACGAGCGCACCGAACGTTGGTTGACCGGTACGAATTCGGGTAACCGGATCCCCGGCAACATTCACCTACACCCGCCACCATGGAGATATGAGCGACGCGACTGGATCACCGGCCCTGACCGATACCGAACTCGAACAGCTCAACGCCTACTGGCGGGCGGCCAACTACCTGTCCGTCGGGCAGATCTACCTGCTGGACAATCCGCTGCTCGACGAGCCGCTGGCTGCCGAACACGTCAAACCGCGCCTGTTGGGCCACTGGGGCACCACCCCCGGCCTCAACCTGCTCTACGCCCACCTCAACCGGATCATCCGCGAGCGCGACGCGAACGTCATCTACGTCACCGGCCCGGGCCACGGCGGCCCCGGGCTGGTGGCCAACGCCTATCTGGAAGGCACCTACAGCGAGGTGTACACCGGTATCGGGCAGGACACCGACGGTCTGCGGAAACTCTTCCGTCAGTTCTCGTTTCCCGGCGGAATACCCAGCCACGTGGCTGCGGAGACACCCGGCTCGATCCACGAGGGAGGCGAGCTGGGATACGCGCTGGTGCACGCCTATGGCGCGGCGTTCGACAATCCGGATCTCGTGGTGGCCTGCGTCGTCGGCGACGGCGAGGCCGAAACCGGCCCGCTGGCCGCCAGCTGGCATTCGAACAAGTTCCTCAACCCCGTCGTCGACGGCGCGGTGTTGCCGATCCTGCACCTCAACGGCTACAAGATCGCCAATCCCACAGTGCTGTCCCGGATTCCGCAAGAAGAACTCGAATCACTGTTCTACGGCTACGGTTATCGGCCCATCACCGTGGCCGGCGACGATCCCGACATCGTGCATCAGCAGCTGGCGGCAGCCATGGACGAGGCCTTCGACCAGATCGCGGCGATCCAGCGCGCGGCCCGCCTCGACGGCGAACCGGGCCGGCCACTGTGGCCGATGATCATCCTGCGCACCCCGAAGGGCTGGACCGGCCCCCACGAGGTGGACGGCAAACTGGTCGAGGGCACCTGGCGCTCGCACCAGGTGCCGCTGTCAGAGACGCGAACCAACCCGTCGCACATGGCACAGCTCGAGACATGGCTACGTAGCTATCGACCCGAGGAACTGTTCGACGACACCGGCGCCCTGCGACCGGAACTGCGGGCCCTGGCACCGTCTGGCACCCGCCGGATGAGCGCCAACCCCCACGCCAACGGCGGTCTGCTGCTGCGGGACCTCGCCCTGCCGGATTTCACCGACTACGCGGTCGCCGTCGACAAGCCCGCCACCGCCACCGCCGAAGCCACCCGGGTACTCGGCACCTTCCTGCGTGACGTCATCGCGGCCAACCCGGACCGCTTCCGGCTGATGGGTCCCGACGAGACCGCCTCCAACCGCCTGGCCGCGGTGTTCGAGAAGACGGACAAGGCATGGCAGGCCGAGACGCTGCCCGTCGACGAGAACCTGGCGCCCGACGGCCGGGTGATGGAAGTGCTGTCCGAGCACCTGTGCCAGGGCTGGCTGGAGGGCTATCTGCTGACCGGACGGCACGGGCTGTTCAACTGCTACGAGGCCTTCGTCCACATCGTCGACTCGATGCTCAACCAGCACGCCAAATGGTTGTCGAGCAGTTCCCACCTGACCTGGCGCCGGCCCATCGCGTCGCTGAACTATCTGCTGACCTCGCACGTGTGGCGCCAGGACCACAACGGCGCTTCGCATCAGGACCCCGGCTTCATCGACCACGTCGCCAACAAGCGTCCCGAGGTGGTGCGCGTCTACCTGCCGCCCGATGCCAACACACTGCTGTCGGTCGCCGACCACTGCCTGCGCAGCCGTCAGTACGTCAACGTCATCGTGGCCGGCAAGCAACCGGCCCTGACCTACCTCACCATGGACGAAGCCGTCGCACACTGCACCCGAGGGCTGGGGATCTGGGAATGGGCGAGCAACACCACCGGGGAACCCGAT
The window above is part of the Mycolicibacterium fortuitum subsp. fortuitum genome. Proteins encoded here:
- a CDS encoding helicase HerA domain-containing protein, whose protein sequence is MELQHREALSALRLTWAPTADDLWHSQGALHVRGMHDRPMADVMAAFGDAEREADSSPLGVVVRGPAGSGKTHLLGQVREQVQTGGGFFFLVELLDAAGFWQSARAGILESLGRPGSERETQLKDLLWELSSVAHISRANRRAVIGDDDLTPEILNDFVNALHKVHRHTVKRTHHTLRALVLLGAGDLELQDIGEAFLTGNGEREAWGLPAPTLTAQESVRDISRLIALAGPSVLALDQIDTLLAQSVDRTDTAGAAGNRDLEQVAHGLMSIRQTMRRTVGVVACLPAAWEAIQDRATATVQDRFRTTALLQGLPTPDVGRAILERRFTASYSSIGFTAPYPSWPILPAAFEEATQYTPRQLLKRVDTHVRRCLDHDVVEELASLTAEAPETHENSVGGAAPGDTGELDRRFADYRRRAVTVAALDPDGEDTTMPGLLSAALDAWITELGEAGQAFRPDPLPGQRVVLHGRLRQTLDATTDDERHWAFRAISSGNAVAVQNRIRKAWEATGFNPDRRRLFLLRNTAWPKGAKTAVIIAEFEAAGGRVLPMSEDDVRTMTALRDLIDDNHPDLPEWLRRRRPAHGIGWLRAALGDVAGDPPPPAQIDVDAELATGPIRTQPPAPVIEHSPTAVTLGLESPGGRPVSVELAALRKHTAIFAGSGSGKTVLIRRLVEECALRGVSSIVLDPNNDLSRLGARWPENPPGWSPADDERADAYFDNAEVVIWTPRRSTGRPLSFQPLPDFASVIDDHDEFSDAVESAVAALEPRALIAGNTAKAERSRAVLREALRFYGARPSVSLDGFIDLLADLPTEVSALNGANKLAAELAQNLRAATVNDPLFGGAGAAADPGVLLTPSPGYRARVSVISMVGLTSDQQREGFVNQLQMALFAWIKRNPAGDRPLGGLLVMDEAQNFAPSSHTTACTHSTLALSSQARKYGLGLVFATQSPRGLHNHIPGNATTQFYGLLNSPAQIAVAREMARVKGGHVPDISKLRSGQFYAALEGNAFHKIQTPWCLSYHPPSPPTTDEVLALAQRELAAR
- a CDS encoding acetyl-CoA acetyltransferase; amino-acid sequence: MTVPRTLDPRTPVLIGYGQVNQREENPDVEPVDLMVEAAREAADPRVLEVVDSVRIVNLLSWHYRDPGLLLAQRIGAGKAATRYTGVGGNVPQSLVNEACLDLQGGRAEVVLIAGAETWRTRSRLRSAGAKPDWTRQDDSVPEAPGAHDGVPMAGEAELRINLDRPAYVYPMFEQALRVAAGESSDEHRRRIGELWSQFSAVAAGNPHAWSREAVSAEKIWQPGPDNRMISWPYTKLMNSNNMVNQGAVLILTTVEKATYLQIPSDRWVFPYAGTDSHDTYAIGERDELYRSPAIRIAGRRVLELAGVGADEVDFVDVYSCFPSAVQVAAAEIGLPLADPSRPLTVTGGLTFAGGPWNNYVSHSIATMAEQLVANPGTRGLITANGGYLTKHSFGVYGTEPPSHEFRWQDVQSEVDAEPTRQLQVDFTGTGTVESWTTPVGRDGTAERAFLAVRTPEDGRTLARIVDESQAAATMAEDIAGAKVRVHADGSATLL
- a CDS encoding phosphoketolase family protein, which gives rise to MSDATGSPALTDTELEQLNAYWRAANYLSVGQIYLLDNPLLDEPLAAEHVKPRLLGHWGTTPGLNLLYAHLNRIIRERDANVIYVTGPGHGGPGLVANAYLEGTYSEVYTGIGQDTDGLRKLFRQFSFPGGIPSHVAAETPGSIHEGGELGYALVHAYGAAFDNPDLVVACVVGDGEAETGPLAASWHSNKFLNPVVDGAVLPILHLNGYKIANPTVLSRIPQEELESLFYGYGYRPITVAGDDPDIVHQQLAAAMDEAFDQIAAIQRAARLDGEPGRPLWPMIILRTPKGWTGPHEVDGKLVEGTWRSHQVPLSETRTNPSHMAQLETWLRSYRPEELFDDTGALRPELRALAPSGTRRMSANPHANGGLLLRDLALPDFTDYAVAVDKPATATAEATRVLGTFLRDVIAANPDRFRLMGPDETASNRLAAVFEKTDKAWQAETLPVDENLAPDGRVMEVLSEHLCQGWLEGYLLTGRHGLFNCYEAFVHIVDSMLNQHAKWLSSSSHLTWRRPIASLNYLLTSHVWRQDHNGASHQDPGFIDHVANKRPEVVRVYLPPDANTLLSVADHCLRSRQYVNVIVAGKQPALTYLTMDEAVAHCTRGLGIWEWASNTTGEPDVVLACAGDIPTLETLAAADILRRRLPEVKVRVVNVVDIMRLQPESEHPHGMSDREFDSIFTTDKPIIFAYHGYPWLIHRLAYRHTNHDQLHVRGFKERGTTTTPFDMVMLNDLDRFHLVMDVIDRVDGLAVKAAGLRQEMVDARLAARSYTREHGEDDPAISEWTWNAM